The genomic window AATATGAAGACAAATGAGATTTTTTCAAACGCAACATGATAGCAAGTCAATAACGCAAATTATAAACTCAGTGGATattcttcaattccattttcattgTTGTGCGCAATTTCATTTCACCGCATTATTGTGTGCTGGTCACTTCATTCAACGTATTTTGTAAATACCATCTGATTTGTCCCAAgctgacaaaaaaaaactgcatactgacatattttaatttaaatctttgtTATCGTCTTCAAATATACACTCTTTTTTGGAGCACCGTTCGCCAGATTGTTTCACAATCTCACGTTCCAACATGACATTTTTCAAGCAATGTTTTCTTATGTTTAACAGAGGTAGATTGACACCTCgctgaggcaagttttcgataaCTTTACAAcattcactgaatgctttgtgccactcaaatgTTTGTGTAAGTGATAAGGTAGTTACCCCATAAACTCCAGCGAATTCGTAGCCGTTTACGTTACTTTACGACTCCCAACAAAGTCAGTTACCACAATGAGCCATCAGATTTACCACTTAGTGGTTGGTGGTGAAGTGCTTAATACTTGAGAGTAGGAAAGCTCTAAATATGTTAATTACGAATTATCACAATTATCACATTTCAACTTCGCGCCCAAAAACAGACTACGGCCGTTATAAGCTTCGGCCATTCTCTTCTGAACTACTTTAATTATGTCAAGGTAGGCTTTATGCCACACGCAATCACTGGGTGTACCACTACTCTTCTGGTGATTTATTAAccttcaaaatgaaataaatattttatatacatatatatatatacatcttattaaattataagCAATGGAAACGTACTTGCAGAGATAAATCAGCGGCGTGTATAGTGTATCAATTTCATCAGCACTGACCATTTCTTCGGCGTGTTTGGCAATTAAATCAACATCATATGCTTCTGGTTTGTCGGCGCTCTTTAACCAAGCTAAAATCATTTCTTTACAATTCACTTGCATGAAAATATTGTCGGCAGATATTTGTATTTCCGGCCGCTGTGCGTCAGTATTAGCAGCTGTCTGTGTGCTAGGTATTTTCTTAAGATCAGGTGACTTGCTTTTTCCCGGTAGCTGCGCATATTCCTTCTCAAGTTCCATACGCAACTCTTGTGGCAACGCCGCTAGAAATTCCGGATCAACATGCGGCACATCTGATGAATTATGTTCGTATGGATGATtttcttgttgcttttgtaatttCTGCAGCTGTTTACGTTGTTTTCTGTGTTCTGCTGCTTTGGACGTTGATGGTTGGAAATCACTTTCGTTGAGAATGCTTAAATTCGAATTGGTTGGCGGTTGAACTGGCATAACTGGTTTCgttgtttgttttatactttCATTATGAGCTTGCAAAATTTCATTACGTATGTCGGCTGGTAGAGCCGCAAAAACATCTGGATCGATATCCTTCGGTATGGAATTATTAATAGTCGCAGCGTTACTTACAGATACAACTGGTTGCTTTTGTTTGGCCTTTTGCATCAAGTCCAATATATCAGGTGTTTTTTTGGATTTCTTCTCCGAGACAACACTAGTGGCCTTACCCCGAGTGCGCTTTCCAATATCTTTATTGTTTTGTTCGTATTTGTGTTCATTTGATGCTGGCTTACTTATTATTGGCACATTGGCATTTGTGGTACCAGCATTATCGCTTATGACAATACAGTCACTATTATTATCGGACGGTTCACTGATTTTGTCtgagaaaaagttttgaaaattagtaatttggtattaatgtaaaaaaacaGCATTTCACCTTTTTTCTTTTCCACCACTTTGCTAAACATATTCATTATTGCATTCTCCTTATGTGCTTTGCCTTCGTTAGGATCATTTAGTTTAGAAAGTTGAATGCCTATGCCACGCAATTCATTGGGTGGTATCGTTAATGCCTTCATTGTAGCAATTACGGTTCGTATGATTACTTCTACATCGCTTGTATAATCTGATAGTGAAACTGATTTTGTCACGTGATCACATACGCCATGACCCATAAACTTGGCTGCCTCAAGGGGCGCATCTTTGGCACGCACCATTACCTTTAGGGTAATGCATTTCGTGCGTCGTTTTAAGTCGGTAAGGCGAGTGTGCACTTCAGTGCATAATTGCCCCAAAAATGTTTCCAATTCACTAAATTCTTTGAATCGTATACCATAATTTACTTCGGCTGAAACAGATTTACGtatctgaaattaaaaagaaatgtgTACTTAATTTTTCTACTCAATTTAATTACTATATTTCTTACTTGACCATAAGTCAGCGGTCGATTATCGATACCACGGCAGAACTGATAAAGCGTCTCTCCAAATTTTTTGCCAACATGCATTTGCAATTTCAATAACGAAATCATTTGAAGATCTCCGCAAGttactaaattattatttttcaaagtataAGCCGTGCTACTTCCCACACCGGGTAACTCTtcgatttttatatttgccataTATTTCTCAGCAACTTCTGGTAGCAACAAGTATTGACCATCTGGCTTGGCTTGTTTTGTTGCCATACGTGCTTGCAATctgcgaaataaaaaaatccaattaaCATCTCACTGGCAGAAATTAGTACTTTGATACTGACTTATTTCCACCTACACCTGCGGAACATGGACATCCAGTTTTTGCTCGCACTTCTTCGCGCACAGCACGCACAAAATCCATGGGTTCCACTTGCATCTCGTCTAATACCTCCGTTAAATCAACAAACATTTCATCACAACTTACAGCCTCAATATTTAAGATGTACTGCGCTATAGTATCGTATAAGGTGTAAGCTACTTCACGATAGCCTTCGAAATCATAAGGTATGGTCTTTAACTCGGGACataaatttaaagcttttcCGACAAACATGCCATTGCGTATACCTTTGGCGCGGGCCTCGTAGCTACAAGAAGCAATTTCCGAAAGTGACATTTTAGCTTCGAAACCTCCACGTACCTTCTCagataaaatattattgtgtAAATGTTGTTCAAAACGCTTTGCAAACAATTCCATTTCAGTTTTGCGATCAGCGCTAGGGTGAACGGGCACTTCATTTGCGCTGGATCCGCCTGCAAAAAGTACGATATATAAAGAGTTTTAATAACACTTATGGATGAAAACTAAAGAACATTAAACCTTTAGAATGTGTCACAGCCACTGGTTGACCCTTTAATTCGGGATATTTCCGCAGGCCAACCGACACAAagaagcaatccatatcgatatgcattacatattttttagatGTTTTAGTGTTTAGATTTCCACCAACATTTAGTTTTTCCTTTAGTTCCTTTCGTGCTGGAAAATCTTTTGTGCCATGTTGATCACGCAAATCGGAGACGTACTGCTTAAAACCAGCACCAAGTGTTGCGATATGATGTAATCtcgaattattataaaattctgAAAGAAATTTCGGATCCACAGCAGTACGCGCCAAATCTTTTCCACTGATTTTATCAACATCTGTCAATGTACTTGTATCGGGCGAAACTACAGCGTTATTACATTGTGTAGCGttgtgattttctttttttgattgATCATTCTCACAAACACTCTTTTTAACATTCTTAAAGACTAAGCTTGGTTGCGatactttttgatttgtatacaATAAATAACGGGTATAATCCAATACGCGCATTTCTTTTACCGAGTCGACCACCCATTGTGGGCTTATAATTTTACTGGTATTCATATTACGAACTTTTACATCTGGCAAATTAGATGctataatatatgtagtatgtgaaCGTTCATAATGATGGTAGATCCCTCCATGAACCATCATGATTCGTTTTAACTCATCAGCTGAAGGATTAGTTAAACCGTTAACAAATATGGATATTCCAgaaaataaattagattttctATAGGGATTGCTACCAGCGGAAAATTGTTCCTCGAGCTTGGTGATTTTTGCTTCCATATAGCCTCcctaaataattcaaattaagtatgtacatttttcttctgaaaaaatgcattttattaatGTTTACCCATTGTTCAAACCCATTCGCGTTCATACtggaagcaaaaataaaaaaaactttgaatgatattatatttaaaaatttaaataatgtgatttttggAGATGGATGTTTACACATTTTGCACAACCAGTTATGGTGAAATTGATAAAAATCGACTTATTAAAAGTTgtatatttatcgataatttataGAAATCGTTGTAAAGGCGACAGAAGCAAATCCGTACGGTTTCGAAAGTACACGCATTTTAAGCAGCCAACGCTCAGAAATAAAAACTTAAGCAAGCATAACAGTTAACTTTTATACTTTCCTGTGCTAAAAGAAATACACTAAGAGATTATTTCTTGGAGTTTCGCTTCCCATGTCTTGCTGGGTACTTTCATGCACTTGAATTTGTAAGCACAACCAACTTCaggttgttttggttttttatgagaaacattgaattttatttttttatatccatTTGTAGTCAGATAAAATTCTTGTAGAGCTGTAACTAATctgtaaaatattataacatttcttcatttaattgTTCATCGTTTGCTTCCAACAAGCATAACATCATTATAGGAAATAAACGGTTCCATCATTTGATTcttcatataaattaatttgttgttgaaTCGAGTCTTCCTGGTTGCCGGTTTTGTAAAAAACTTAGATTGCTCTTAGAACCCTGACtttttgaacagtttttttttataatttttcaataagtaATGGAAACAATTACTTCTGAAGAAAGTTATTTGGTGTCTCAGGCACAAAAGCTCCGGAGCACTGATGGTGCATCAGCCAAGGCCTGGTTGATAACAGCAAAAACATTGTATCCCACCAGCTTTGAAATATTGGTAAGcgcaaaacaaatatatgtacatatatattataatctatatatatgtatattataatttatttctaatttcagTTTGAAGCATATAAACTAGAGAAAGAATCGAAAAACTTTGAAGAGGCTGCGAAATGCTTTAGCAATATGTAAGTAATATTACCGACATTTTAAAAGGCACATTTTAATAGAATTATTTGTAGAGCGTTAAACTTTCAAAACCAAAATGCGGAATTGTGGAATGAAGTAAATGAGCTGACCAATGCTCTGCGAGCTCCAGAAAATGAAATTACTCCGGCACAAGAATTCTACGTGAAAATGTTCCAGCATGTATCATATGACGTGcagcataaaatattattgcttaCAGTTAATAATGCCGAAAACAGTATCCATCAATGCAAATTATTGCTACTCATATTGAAACGTTTCCCACAAGCTGCCATCACACACTCGGTAAGTTTAGAAGTGACATACTTTGAATAATAACTAATTATTTGTATTGTAGCCAAGATTACTAGAAATGATAGCGGACGGCATGAaacaaaatcctcaaaaatACCAAGAAATGCTTGTAGAAGAGGCATTACCACTGATTTACCACAAAACACCAGAGCTGCCTCCTGTACTCGTTTGCAGATTATTCACAATTTCATTGGAATATTATATACGTCAGATAATTGATGATGAGAATAAGTGTGATAACACTGAAATATGGAAAAAGATATTTCAAGTTTTGATGTTGTGTGGTAAAATTTTACGTTGGGAAACATTTTTACCGTTCAATAAAACTTGGGGCCAAAATGTTTATTGGGATAAGCTTATAGAAATTGTGTCAATTAGTCCAGCTGGCAGTACCCAAGTGCTTTTTTATGCtacaactttatttatttattcactaCATTGTTATATCAAGAATTGTTATACACAATCAGAAGATGCTGGAATTAATCATGTTTTGGTGGAAGGTTTCAcaggtaaaattaaaaaaaaaaattataaattttttataaactgatatatattgtcaataaatttcaGTTGACTGGAAAATGGAAGCACCAGATGTACAAAGTATGGAGCCTCCACAGATCTCACTAACCACACCAACAAGCAAAGATATTTCCAAAGCATTTGTTCACGCCGCACAAtgttggcaacttttaaatacGGAGCAATTTCAACGTGATTTCAGCAAATTACTACTCACCTTACCTTTGGCTGCATGGATATCGCGATTTCTCTTTGATTTGGCGATATACTTCGGCCACCAGGAAGAGGCAAAGAAATTAATGTCTGAGATGATAGTAACTAGTAGCTTGGTACAGAATTTGCAAATATTAAGCTTAAACCTATTACAAGGAAATTTGACGGTAAGTAGTTTGGACCTACTTATATATACGTTTTAATACAGTAATTTAAatcttaaattacatttttaaacagCTACAGGGATTCGAATGCATAGTCAAAATTATTGACGAATTGCCAGCAACCCAAGGACATAATTTGGAACATTTAACTTTAAAGGTGCCCCGCCATATGATATTTATACCATTGACACAGAAAGCATTAATACAGTACTGTACGAAAGCCATCATTAATACCCTAAGTGTGAGTATTAAACAGAAATATACAACagaaatatctttaattaaatttattttattttacagcgAAAGCTTTACGAACCTAACTGTCCTGATCAAATACTGGGTGACTTATTGGTATTACTACAACTTGAATATCCGCGTGAGACGCTAATGGCTGAGCAAATCTTTACGCTGATAACATCGCGAAGAGCATTCGCTTATCGCTTATTTACTACCTACATAATAACAATCGATTTTATCGAAGAATTCTTGCATATTTGGCATGCACATAATGAAGACTTTGCGTTTGATTTGTCGCCTGCGCAAACCGGCTCAAGTGTTTGTCGCGTTGGTACCCGTGGTGCTGACAAAGGAGCCCGTGAAGATTTCCGAATTATCATAAAGCAGCAGATTTTAAGAGCAAATGAGGTACTTACAACATTAATGGCCAATTTTATTCAACAGGAACATATGCAGTTAGCGCGAAACATGTTCGGTGTTGCAGTCACTGATGACGTAGGATTCCaataatttgcatacaaatgtgtattttttgcttaatgcttatttgtgcataaataaataagtacaagttgaaaataatatttataaactataaatataaaaaaacacaacgCGGATTCTTCTTATAGCTATTTATTCTACGAATGgctatttatttaatattttataataaataattttttttatttctaaaaaattaaattaaaactacaTTGTGTTATAGTTATCCATATCATTAATCCTGAGCGTGATAAAGATATTCCACACCGTGAAGTCGTGCTGGTGGAATAACCgtttatttgatttgaattttttgttgtataacaACAATGCCATTTCCATCAGAAATTTATTTCTGGTATAGCCTGTTACGATTTACTCAATtgcttatttaaaaacaaaattttctattagGTACGATATCACACGTATATTAAAGCAATACAGCAAAAGTTCACATTAATAGTCATGTTTCATATAcgaaagaaatatattataaactgCTGTGCATACGTTTACGAACATAACCCGATATTTGGTATCCAAATATCTAAAGTTTATATATTGTGCTGCTGGCCACATAGCCCAatccattaaataaataattggaaATTTATCACACAACTCCTTATTTGTGTCTTGCACAGACCTCTGCTCGAGATAGCAAgcggaataaaaaaatattaaaatgcaagCTGGTGACATAAATATTTGgtcaattaatattttccaaagagTGTTCTTCACGTTACGAACTGGCATCGCATAATCCATCCACTTGTAAACATAATGGTGTAATGGCCCTTGTAAACATCCCACCACAAACATACGAAAAACTCGCTTTGTGTCATAGCGTTCTTGCTTGATATCGAATTCATCCAACTCGTTGTGATGACGCCGATATTCAATCTCTTGTGCAACCAAATCTCCAATTACCATTAAAATACCCGAACTCAGAATATTTGTAGCTAAcaaatattttccgaaaattttgtTCCAAATA from Bactrocera tryoni isolate S06 chromosome 5, CSIRO_BtryS06_freeze2, whole genome shotgun sequence includes these protein-coding regions:
- the LOC120779152 gene encoding DNA repair protein Rev1, which codes for MNANGFEQWGGYMEAKITKLEEQFSAGSNPYRKSNLFSGISIFVNGLTNPSADELKRIMMVHGGIYHHYERSHTTYIIASNLPDVKVRNMNTSKIISPQWVVDSVKEMRVLDYTRYLLYTNQKVSQPSLVFKNVKKSVCENDQSKKENHNATQCNNAVVSPDTSTLTDVDKISGKDLARTAVDPKFLSEFYNNSRLHHIATLGAGFKQYVSDLRDQHGTKDFPARKELKEKLNVGGNLNTKTSKKYVMHIDMDCFFVSVGLRKYPELKGQPVAVTHSKGGSSANEVPVHPSADRKTEMELFAKRFEQHLHNNILSEKVRGGFEAKMSLSEIASCSYEARAKGIRNGMFVGKALNLCPELKTIPYDFEGYREVAYTLYDTIAQYILNIEAVSCDEMFVDLTEVLDEMQVEPMDFVRAVREEVRAKTGCPCSAGVGGNKLQARMATKQAKPDGQYLLLPEVAEKYMANIKIEELPGVGSSTAYTLKNNNLVTCGDLQMISLLKLQMHVGKKFGETLYQFCRGIDNRPLTYGQIRKSVSAEVNYGIRFKEFSELETFLGQLCTEVHTRLTDLKRRTKCITLKVMVRAKDAPLEAAKFMGHGVCDHVTKSVSLSDYTSDVEVIIRTVIATMKALTIPPNELRGIGIQLSKLNDPNEGKAHKENAIMNMFSKVVEKKKDKISEPSDNNSDCIVISDNAGTTNANVPIISKPASNEHKYEQNNKDIGKRTRGKATSVVSEKKSKKTPDILDLMQKAKQKQPVVSVSNAATINNSIPKDIDPDVFAALPADIRNEILQAHNESIKQTTKPVMPVQPPTNSNLSILNESDFQPSTSKAAEHRKQRKQLQKLQKQQENHPYEHNSSDVPHVDPEFLAALPQELRMELEKEYAQLPGKSKSPDLKKIPSTQTAANTDAQRPEIQISADNIFMQVNCKEMILAWLKSADKPEAYDVDLIAKHAEEMVSADEIDTLYTPLIYLCKLINHQKSSGTPSDCVWHKAYLDIIKVVQKRMAEAYNGRSLFLGAKLKCDNCDNS
- the LOC120777919 gene encoding integrator complex subunit 10, producing the protein METITSEESYLVSQAQKLRSTDGASAKAWLITAKTLYPTSFEILFEAYKLEKESKNFEEAAKCFSNIALNFQNQNAELWNEVNELTNALRAPENEITPAQEFYVKMFQHVSYDVQHKILLLTVNNAENSIHQCKLLLLILKRFPQAAITHSPRLLEMIADGMKQNPQKYQEMLVEEALPLIYHKTPELPPVLVCRLFTISLEYYIRQIIDDENKCDNTEIWKKIFQVLMLCGKILRWETFLPFNKTWGQNVYWDKLIEIVSISPAGSTQVLFYATTLFIYSLHCYIKNCYTQSEDAGINHVLVEGFTVDWKMEAPDVQSMEPPQISLTTPTSKDISKAFVHAAQCWQLLNTEQFQRDFSKLLLTLPLAAWISRFLFDLAIYFGHQEEAKKLMSEMIVTSSLVQNLQILSLNLLQGNLTLQGFECIVKIIDELPATQGHNLEHLTLKVPRHMIFIPLTQKALIQYCTKAIINTLSRKLYEPNCPDQILGDLLVLLQLEYPRETLMAEQIFTLITSRRAFAYRLFTTYIITIDFIEEFLHIWHAHNEDFAFDLSPAQTGSSVCRVGTRGADKGAREDFRIIIKQQILRANEVLTTLMANFIQQEHMQLARNMFGVAVTDDVGFQ
- the LOC120777920 gene encoding mpv17-like protein 2, producing MFAHIAYRRPLVLLTQRCFLNVAPNTKKLPQLSRQRLTPFQSRQFYQKRSESSTDATITQNIWNKIFGKYLLATNILSSGILMVIGDLVAQEIEYRRHHNELDEFDIKQERYDTKRVFRMFVVGCLQGPLHHYVYKWMDYAMPVRNVKNTLWKILIDQIFMSPACILIFFYSACYLEQRSVQDTNKELCDKFPIIYLMDWAMWPAAQYINFRYLDTKYRVMFVNVCTAVYNIFLSYMKHDY